The Alosa sapidissima isolate fAloSap1 chromosome 5, fAloSap1.pri, whole genome shotgun sequence genome has a window encoding:
- the LOC121709149 gene encoding TOG array regulator of axonemal microtubules protein 1-like isoform X1 — protein MDFQKEFGKLHAENEEMKTMMLQLLILRQEQNQNTICTACPHLLTLPHDSTTRLGPPQPLHASAAPGQRKLLAPIPPASPHHQLQRSVRSTLRPLSAQQNERQARKELLQEVLELAEEIKLASLNDAKASDQTGCSVGSLSPRRTPPAPRTLPFLNSPIAPAIPAPPKTTSHRQFQSRLPRLKNTISLNGVTAVKEQKSVESLAGRQEETREHKEVKKRKVTEARHTSKTQPAKNLPELAKLRPLSCPEQALLQAFTVLSDDDWGKKIEALISIRSLAQHHANVLLPRLHDVCLAVNQEVKNLRSVVSHAAMVTLAHLFAHLGQDMDAEAEGAARTLLPKAGESSSFMKDMDLALGYMVYNTNPIRSMNALINGGLSHKHTAVRKSTARHLEKVTEVIGAARLLSGKNNLTARFIHTASCLALDNALEVRNQARNILSVVASHPDLIKMVERFAPLSDQIRMKDFINKCQKRPLR, from the exons ATGGATTTTCAAAAGGAGTTCGGAAAACTCCATGCAGAAAATGAGGAGATGAAAACAATGATGCTACAGCTCCTGATTTTACGGCAGGAGCAGAATCAGAACACGATTTGTACCGCATGT CCTCATCTTCTGACCTTGCCCCACGATTCCACAACGCGTTTGGGCCCACCCCAGCCCTTGCATGCCAGTGCGGCACCTGGCCAACGGAAGCTGTTAGCCCCCATACCCCCTGcatccccccaccaccagcTGCAGCGATCTGTGAGGTCTACGCTGAGACCCCTGAGCGCTCAGCAGAACGAGCGCCAGGCTCGCAAGGAACTCCTGCAGGAGGTCCTGGAACTCGCTGAGGAGATCAAACTTGCCAGTCTCAATGATGCCAAGGCCTCGGACCAGACAGGCTGCTCTGTGGGCAGCCTCAGTCCTCGCAGGACCCCGCCGGCGCCCCGTACTCTGCCCTTCCTCAATTCGCCCATTGCCCCTGCTATCCCCGCCCCCCCAAAGACAACCAGCCACAGACAGTTCCAGAGTAGACTACCCCGTCTCAAGAACACCATATCACTCAATGGGGTCACTGCTGTGAAAG AGCAAAAGTCTGTTGAGTCTCTGGCAGGGAGGCAGGAAGAAACGAGGGAGCAtaaggaggtgaagaagaggaAAGTGACTGAGGCGAGGCATACAAGCAAGACCCAGCCGGCCAAGAATCTGCCAGAGTTGGCCAAACTGCGCCCACTGTCCTGTCCCGAGCAGGCCCTCCTGCAGGCCTTTACAGTGCTCAGCGACGATGACTG GGGGAAGAAGATCGAGGCCCTGATCTCCATCAGGTCTCTGGCTCAGCACCACGCCAACGTGCTGCTGCCCAGGCTGCATGATGTTTGTCTGGCCGTCAATCAAGAG GTGAAGAACCTGCGCTCAGTGGTGTCCCATGCTGCCATGGTGACGCTGGCCCACCTGTTTGCTCACCTGGGGCAGGACATGGATGCGGAGGCCGAGGGCGCAGCCCGGACACTGCTGCCGAAGGCTGGAGAGTCCAGCAGCTTCATGAAGGACATGGATCTGGCCCTGGGGTACATGGTGTATAACACCAACCCCATCCGCAGCATGAACGCTCTCATCAACGGAGGGCTCAG TCACAAACATACAGCCGTGAGGAAGAGCACTGCACGGCACCTGGAGAAAGTGACGGAGGTCATAGGGGCAGCTCGTCTCCTGTCCGGCAAAAACAACCTGACTGCCCGCTTCATCCATACTGCCAGCTGCTTGGCCCTTGACAACGCACTGGAAGTCAG GAATCAGGCCCGTAACATTCTGTCTGTAGTGGCCTCCCATCCCGACCTCATCAAGATGGTGGAAAGGTTCGCCCCTCTGAGTGATCAAATCCGCATGAAGGACTTTATTAACAAATGCCAGAAAAG ACCTTTGCGTTGA
- the LOC121709149 gene encoding TOG array regulator of axonemal microtubules protein 1-like isoform X2: MDFQKEFGKLHAENEEMKTMMLQLLILRQEQNQNTICTACPHLLTLPHDSTTRLGPPQPLHASAAPGQRKLLAPIPPASPHHQLQRSVRSTLRPLSAQQNERQARKELLQEVLELAEEIKLASLNDAKASDQTGCSVGSLSPRRTPPAPRTLPFLNSPIAPAIPAPPKTTSHRQFQSRLPRLKNTISLNGVTAVKEQKSVESLAGRQEETREHKEVKKRKVTEARHTSKTQPAKNLPELAKLRPLSCPEQALLQAFTVLSDDDWGKKIEALISIRSLAQHHANVLLPRLHDVCLAVNQEVKNLRSVVSHAAMVTLAHLFAHLGQDMDAEAEGAARTLLPKAGESSSFMKDMDLALGYMVYNTNPIRSMNALINGGLSCFSWFCLLVSPGSLAYPFSWCDSLVLCFFLVTNIQP; the protein is encoded by the exons ATGGATTTTCAAAAGGAGTTCGGAAAACTCCATGCAGAAAATGAGGAGATGAAAACAATGATGCTACAGCTCCTGATTTTACGGCAGGAGCAGAATCAGAACACGATTTGTACCGCATGT CCTCATCTTCTGACCTTGCCCCACGATTCCACAACGCGTTTGGGCCCACCCCAGCCCTTGCATGCCAGTGCGGCACCTGGCCAACGGAAGCTGTTAGCCCCCATACCCCCTGcatccccccaccaccagcTGCAGCGATCTGTGAGGTCTACGCTGAGACCCCTGAGCGCTCAGCAGAACGAGCGCCAGGCTCGCAAGGAACTCCTGCAGGAGGTCCTGGAACTCGCTGAGGAGATCAAACTTGCCAGTCTCAATGATGCCAAGGCCTCGGACCAGACAGGCTGCTCTGTGGGCAGCCTCAGTCCTCGCAGGACCCCGCCGGCGCCCCGTACTCTGCCCTTCCTCAATTCGCCCATTGCCCCTGCTATCCCCGCCCCCCCAAAGACAACCAGCCACAGACAGTTCCAGAGTAGACTACCCCGTCTCAAGAACACCATATCACTCAATGGGGTCACTGCTGTGAAAG AGCAAAAGTCTGTTGAGTCTCTGGCAGGGAGGCAGGAAGAAACGAGGGAGCAtaaggaggtgaagaagaggaAAGTGACTGAGGCGAGGCATACAAGCAAGACCCAGCCGGCCAAGAATCTGCCAGAGTTGGCCAAACTGCGCCCACTGTCCTGTCCCGAGCAGGCCCTCCTGCAGGCCTTTACAGTGCTCAGCGACGATGACTG GGGGAAGAAGATCGAGGCCCTGATCTCCATCAGGTCTCTGGCTCAGCACCACGCCAACGTGCTGCTGCCCAGGCTGCATGATGTTTGTCTGGCCGTCAATCAAGAG GTGAAGAACCTGCGCTCAGTGGTGTCCCATGCTGCCATGGTGACGCTGGCCCACCTGTTTGCTCACCTGGGGCAGGACATGGATGCGGAGGCCGAGGGCGCAGCCCGGACACTGCTGCCGAAGGCTGGAGAGTCCAGCAGCTTCATGAAGGACATGGATCTGGCCCTGGGGTACATGGTGTATAACACCAACCCCATCCGCAGCATGAACGCTCTCATCAACGGAGGGCTCAG CTGTTTCTCCTGGTTCTGTCTCCTTGTCTCCCCTGGATCTCTGGCTTATCCATTCTCCTGGTGTGACTCATTGGTTCTCTGCTTCTTCTTAGTCACAAACATACAGCCGTGA